A genomic segment from Burkholderia plantarii encodes:
- a CDS encoding YodC family protein, which translates to MTTLHDIRAASPRIGDVVTLKTGGARMTVTYVGIAGEQPYLTCQWFDASGEFCQQRFAVDAVVREPTTITAGRASLRRFGTPDGMAL; encoded by the coding sequence ATGACAACACTTCACGATATCCGTGCCGCGTCGCCGCGCATTGGCGACGTCGTGACGCTCAAGACCGGCGGAGCCCGGATGACGGTCACCTACGTCGGCATCGCCGGCGAGCAGCCATACCTCACCTGCCAGTGGTTCGACGCCAGCGGCGAATTCTGCCAGCAGCGCTTCGCGGTGGACGCCGTCGTGCGCGAGCCGACCACCATCACGGCCGGCCGCGCGAGCCTGCGCCGGTTCGGCACCCCGGACGGGATGGCGCTCTGA
- a CDS encoding MurR/RpiR family transcriptional regulator, translating to MPANFDELALLIRTQFSELSPQFQVGAAFLLDHPDEVAVSSMRKLAQRAQVQPASLVRLAQQFGFPGWNELRDLFVARVRTRHAPMTQRARSLVKPGAKASLSHDLLAAQQQNLADTATRNERAIAEAARLIRKARHVHVAGFRSCYPVAFGFVYAYRLFRPSVSLLAGVAGSLEMDLRAIGKTGVTVIVSFAPYSTEATRVANIARERGSRIVAITDSAASPVALAADATLIFGHDSPSFFPSLVAAHALAEALVAQLLALEGGEAVAALERAESELHARGAYTG from the coding sequence ATGCCCGCCAATTTCGACGAACTCGCGCTCCTGATCCGGACGCAATTTTCCGAACTGAGTCCGCAATTCCAGGTGGGCGCCGCGTTCCTGCTCGATCATCCCGACGAGGTCGCGGTGTCGTCGATGCGCAAGCTCGCGCAGCGCGCGCAGGTGCAGCCGGCCTCGCTGGTGCGGCTCGCGCAGCAGTTCGGTTTCCCCGGCTGGAACGAGTTGCGCGACCTGTTCGTGGCGCGCGTGCGCACGCGCCACGCGCCGATGACGCAGCGCGCGCGCTCGCTCGTGAAGCCGGGCGCGAAGGCCTCGCTGTCGCATGACCTGCTCGCCGCGCAGCAGCAGAACCTGGCCGACACGGCCACGCGCAACGAGCGCGCGATCGCCGAGGCGGCGCGGCTGATCCGCAAGGCGCGGCACGTCCACGTGGCGGGCTTTCGCTCCTGCTATCCGGTCGCGTTCGGCTTCGTCTACGCGTACCGGCTGTTCCGGCCCAGCGTGTCGCTGCTCGCGGGCGTAGCCGGTTCGCTCGAGATGGACCTGCGCGCGATCGGCAAGACCGGCGTGACCGTGATCGTCAGCTTCGCGCCGTACTCGACCGAGGCCACGCGCGTGGCGAACATCGCGCGCGAGCGCGGCAGCCGGATCGTGGCGATCACCGACAGCGCCGCGTCGCCGGTCGCGCTGGCCGCCGACGCGACGCTGATCTTCGGGCACGACAGCCCGTCGTTCTTCCCGTCGCTGGTGGCCGCGCACGCGCTGGCCGAGGCGCTGGTCGCCCAGTTGCTGGCGCTGGAGGGCGGCGAGGCCGTGGCCGCGCTCGAACGCGCGGAATCGGAACTGCATGCGCGCGGCGCCTATACGGGCTGA
- a CDS encoding alpha/beta fold hydrolase, which produces MTDEIRRIATPSGQLFAQRWPAAQATRGAPPAQPAGEARRLHTGPDLNDAAAPIVLLHDSLGCVALWRDFPAALARATGRDVIAYDRAGFGRSAPARGPLAASFIEDEARLALPALRQAFGFSRFVALGHSVGGGMAAGFAAAEPACCEALVTIAAQAFVEDRTLDGIRAAREAFALPGQFERLRRHHGERARWVLDAWIDTWLDPAFGGWTLDATLARIRCPVLALHGEHDEYGSPRHPARIAERVPGPVRVVLLPGCAHVPHREAMPAVLEAVAAFLGEVGR; this is translated from the coding sequence ATGACCGACGAGATTCGCAGGATCGCCACGCCGTCAGGCCAGCTGTTCGCGCAGCGCTGGCCGGCCGCTCAGGCCACGCGGGGCGCCCCGCCCGCCCAACCCGCCGGCGAGGCCCGCCGCCTCCACACCGGGCCGGACCTCAACGACGCCGCCGCGCCGATCGTGCTGCTTCACGACTCGCTCGGCTGCGTCGCGCTCTGGCGCGACTTCCCCGCCGCGCTCGCGCGCGCCACCGGCCGCGACGTGATCGCCTACGACCGCGCCGGCTTCGGCCGCTCGGCGCCGGCCCGCGGCCCGCTCGCCGCGAGCTTCATCGAGGACGAGGCGCGCCTCGCGCTGCCGGCGCTGCGGCAGGCGTTCGGCTTTTCGCGTTTCGTCGCGCTCGGCCACAGCGTGGGCGGCGGGATGGCCGCCGGCTTCGCGGCCGCCGAACCGGCGTGCTGCGAGGCGCTGGTGACGATCGCGGCGCAGGCGTTCGTCGAGGACCGCACGCTCGACGGCATCCGCGCGGCGCGCGAGGCGTTCGCGCTGCCCGGGCAGTTCGAGCGGCTGCGGCGGCATCACGGCGAACGCGCGCGCTGGGTACTCGACGCCTGGATCGACACCTGGCTCGATCCGGCCTTCGGCGGCTGGACGCTCGACGCAACGCTCGCGCGCATCCGCTGCCCGGTGCTCGCGCTGCACGGTGAACACGACGAATACGGCTCGCCGCGCCACCCGGCCCGCATCGCCGAACGCGTGCCGGGGCCGGTGCGCGTCGTGCTGTTGCCCGGCTGCGCGCACGTTCCGCACCGCGAGGCGATGCCGGCCGTGCTCGAGGCGGTGGCGGCGTTTCTCGGCGAGGTCGGTCGCTGA
- a CDS encoding fimbria/pilus outer membrane usher protein, whose product MQRSYRLPLPVRCRARPCHLLALSLFVSAAAAAQSNPSQVAEVRFNDTFLRRPGAPRIDVSRFDKGNPAMPGTYLADLYVNQNWLGRTDVTLKQVGGRPDDVRACFDRELLQRVGVALARLSPQASAKLATAGTGACVTLDELVPDASAVFDNGAQRLDVSVPQAFQSRDARGYVDPRYWDDGVPAALLQYNANVYRSDGQGEASTQAYLGMTAGFNVGPWRFRHNGNLTYSSRVGTHYQSIQTNVQRSIARLKSQLVIGEAYTDGAMFDSVGFRGVRLVSDERMYPESQRGYAPTVHGIANSNALVQVRQNGNIIYSTNVAAGPFVIDDLYPTGYGGDLEVVVTEADGGIHTFKVPYASTVDALRPGITHFSVTAGQYRDAALSSRPALFQATIRHGFTNLLTAYGGVTATPGYVAGLIGVALNTRFGAFSLDVTRANTSLPGGSTRHGQSVKFSYSKLIAPTSTNITVAAYRYSSSGYLSLRDAMQLRDPSTDRTDGPWRGGILRGQLQVTVNQALPSGWGSFYASGSTVSYWNRHGTDTQFQAGYNNNFRRINFGVAVARQFDATRRRWDNRVMLNVSMPLGGGSRPVYASTNLQRDSSGETTLQQSLAGTLGVANQLNYGVNLGRASGGGGGAAVNVGGNVSYLSRYATLTVNASKGTGFTQYGGGMSGGVVAYAGGVAFTPSMSETVAIVEAKGASGARVTSGSGLRIDPFGHAIVSSLMPFETNEVEIDPKGLPMSVELKSTTQHAVPTAGAVVRLRFKTEGGGRSVIMRIRTRDGKPVPFGAEVFDAKGQHAGTVAQMGSVVLRGVKTNAGTLRVKWGTAASEGCTVSYQLPVAKHEPATRWTATHAVCVADPAVQGK is encoded by the coding sequence ATGCAGCGTTCCTACAGATTGCCCTTGCCGGTACGCTGCCGTGCGCGTCCGTGTCATCTGCTCGCGCTGTCGCTGTTCGTGTCCGCCGCGGCGGCGGCGCAGTCGAACCCGTCGCAGGTCGCGGAAGTCCGCTTCAACGACACGTTCCTGCGGCGCCCCGGGGCGCCGCGCATCGACGTGAGCCGCTTCGACAAGGGCAATCCGGCGATGCCGGGCACCTACCTCGCGGATCTCTACGTCAACCAGAACTGGCTCGGCCGTACCGACGTCACGCTGAAGCAGGTCGGCGGCCGGCCCGACGACGTGCGGGCCTGCTTCGACCGCGAATTGCTGCAGCGGGTGGGGGTGGCGCTCGCCCGGCTGTCGCCGCAGGCCAGCGCGAAACTGGCCACCGCCGGGACCGGCGCCTGCGTCACGCTCGACGAACTGGTACCCGACGCCAGCGCCGTGTTCGACAACGGTGCGCAGCGGCTCGACGTCAGCGTGCCGCAGGCGTTCCAGAGCCGCGACGCGCGCGGCTACGTCGATCCGCGCTACTGGGACGACGGCGTGCCGGCCGCGCTGCTGCAATACAACGCGAACGTCTACCGTTCGGACGGCCAGGGGGAGGCGTCGACGCAGGCCTACCTCGGGATGACCGCCGGATTCAATGTCGGGCCGTGGCGCTTCCGGCACAACGGCAATCTGACCTACAGCTCGCGGGTCGGCACGCACTACCAGTCGATCCAGACGAACGTGCAGCGCTCGATCGCGCGGCTCAAGAGCCAGCTCGTGATCGGCGAGGCATACACCGACGGCGCGATGTTCGACAGCGTCGGGTTCCGCGGCGTGCGGCTCGTGAGCGACGAGCGCATGTATCCGGAGTCGCAGCGCGGCTATGCGCCGACCGTGCATGGCATCGCCAACAGCAACGCGCTGGTGCAGGTGCGGCAGAACGGCAACATCATCTACAGCACCAACGTCGCGGCCGGCCCGTTCGTGATCGACGACCTCTATCCAACCGGATACGGCGGCGATCTCGAGGTCGTGGTGACCGAGGCCGACGGCGGCATCCACACGTTCAAGGTGCCGTATGCCTCGACCGTGGATGCGTTGCGGCCCGGCATCACGCATTTCAGCGTGACGGCCGGCCAATACCGCGATGCGGCGCTGTCGAGCCGGCCCGCGCTGTTCCAGGCCACCATCCGGCATGGCTTCACGAACCTGCTGACGGCCTACGGCGGCGTGACGGCCACGCCGGGCTATGTCGCCGGCCTGATCGGGGTGGCGCTCAACACGCGCTTCGGCGCGTTCAGCCTCGACGTCACGCGCGCCAACACGAGCCTGCCGGGCGGCAGCACGCGCCATGGCCAGAGCGTGAAGTTCTCGTACAGCAAGCTGATCGCCCCGACCTCCACCAACATCACGGTGGCCGCCTACCGCTATTCGAGCAGCGGCTACCTGAGCCTGCGCGACGCGATGCAGCTGCGCGATCCGTCGACCGACCGGACCGACGGGCCGTGGCGCGGCGGCATCCTGCGCGGGCAACTGCAGGTCACGGTGAACCAGGCGCTGCCGTCGGGATGGGGATCGTTCTACGCGTCGGGTTCGACGGTCAGCTACTGGAACCGGCACGGCACCGACACGCAGTTCCAGGCCGGCTACAACAACAACTTCCGGCGCATCAACTTCGGCGTGGCCGTGGCGCGCCAGTTCGATGCCACGCGCCGCCGCTGGGACAACCGGGTGATGCTGAACGTCTCGATGCCGCTTGGCGGCGGCAGCCGTCCGGTCTACGCGTCGACCAACCTGCAGCGCGATTCGAGCGGCGAGACCACGTTGCAGCAGTCGCTGGCGGGCACGCTCGGCGTGGCCAACCAACTGAACTACGGCGTCAACCTCGGCCGCGCGAGCGGCGGCGGCGGGGGCGCGGCCGTCAACGTGGGCGGCAACGTGTCGTATCTGTCGCGCTACGCGACGCTGACGGTGAACGCGTCGAAAGGCACGGGTTTCACGCAATACGGCGGCGGCATGTCGGGCGGCGTGGTGGCCTACGCGGGCGGCGTCGCGTTCACGCCGAGCATGAGCGAGACGGTGGCGATCGTCGAGGCGAAGGGCGCGAGCGGCGCGCGCGTGACGTCCGGCAGCGGCCTGCGCATCGATCCGTTCGGGCACGCGATCGTGTCGAGCCTGATGCCGTTCGAGACCAACGAGGTCGAGATCGACCCGAAGGGCCTGCCGATGAGCGTCGAACTGAAATCGACTACGCAGCACGCGGTGCCGACGGCGGGTGCGGTGGTGCGGCTGCGCTTCAAGACGGAGGGCGGCGGGCGGTCCGTGATCATGCGGATCCGGACCCGCGACGGCAAGCCGGTGCCGTTCGGCGCCGAAGTGTTCGACGCGAAAGGGCAGCACGCGGGCACCGTCGCGCAGATGGGCAGCGTCGTGTTGCGCGGCGTGAAGACGAATGCGGGCACGCTGCGGGTGAAGTGGGGGACGGCGGCTTCGGAGGGCTGCACGGTGTCGTACCAGCTGCCGGTCGCGAAGCACGAGCCCGCGACGCGTTGGACGGCCACGCACGCGGTGTGCGTGGCCGATCCGGCGGTGCAGGGGAAGTAG
- a CDS encoding fimbria/pilus periplasmic chaperone, with amino-acid sequence MVWRKTVRLAWLAGCAAWLMQSAAPVSASVVIGATRVIYDAPEPEVTLRLSNVGQSPALVQSWIDTGQLYSAPSDISVPFTVTPPIARIDPSKSQTLRIIYTGEALPGDRESVFWLNVLEVPPKPATRDAESHRLQLAFRSRIKLFYRPEHLPGTANGAPSRLTWRLARVGGALVAEAHNPTAFHVSLTKLSVIEGDKTATFDDGAMIDPHGTHRFALHGDALDVAPGAPDLTVRYDTLNDFGGVAERSAPIRAGQASRGSGRDD; translated from the coding sequence ATGGTATGGAGGAAGACCGTCCGGCTCGCGTGGCTCGCGGGATGCGCCGCCTGGCTGATGCAGTCCGCGGCGCCGGTGTCGGCCTCCGTGGTGATCGGCGCGACCCGCGTGATTTACGACGCGCCGGAGCCTGAAGTCACGCTCAGGCTGTCAAACGTGGGGCAGTCGCCCGCGCTGGTGCAATCGTGGATCGATACCGGCCAACTCTACAGCGCGCCGTCCGACATCAGCGTGCCGTTCACGGTGACGCCGCCGATCGCGCGCATCGATCCGTCGAAGTCGCAGACGCTGCGCATCATCTATACGGGCGAGGCGCTGCCCGGCGATCGCGAGTCGGTGTTCTGGCTCAACGTGCTCGAGGTACCGCCGAAACCGGCCACCCGTGACGCCGAATCGCATCGGCTCCAGCTGGCGTTCCGTTCGCGCATCAAGCTGTTTTATCGCCCCGAGCATCTGCCGGGGACGGCCAACGGCGCGCCGTCGCGGCTGACGTGGCGGCTCGCGCGCGTGGGCGGCGCGCTCGTCGCCGAGGCGCACAACCCCACGGCGTTCCATGTCTCGCTGACGAAGCTGAGCGTCATCGAGGGCGACAAGACCGCGACGTTCGACGACGGCGCGATGATCGATCCGCACGGCACCCATCGGTTCGCGCTGCATGGCGATGCGCTCGACGTCGCGCCCGGTGCGCCGGACCTGACGGTGCGCTACGACACGTTGAACGATTTCGGCGGCGTGGCCGAGAGGAGCGCGCCGATCCGGGCGGGCCAGGCGTCCCGCGGGAGCGGTCGCGACGACTAG
- a CDS encoding fimbrial protein has product MFTGKVNAQTCTINGGGSSSKDFTVALPNVSASQLAAAGATAGRTGFSIALTNCTPATGNVHTFFEAGPTIDPSTGNLVLVKGDQPDATDVADNVQISLLNGDQTKIQLGAPDASQNSKSVPIDKSGAATLSYFAEYVATGTASGGSANSSVMYSIAYQ; this is encoded by the coding sequence ATGTTCACCGGTAAGGTCAACGCGCAGACCTGCACGATCAACGGCGGCGGCAGCAGCTCGAAGGATTTCACGGTGGCACTGCCGAACGTGTCGGCCAGCCAGCTCGCCGCGGCCGGCGCAACGGCGGGGCGCACCGGCTTCAGCATCGCGCTGACGAACTGTACGCCGGCAACGGGCAACGTCCACACGTTCTTCGAAGCGGGGCCGACCATCGATCCTTCGACGGGCAATCTCGTCCTGGTCAAAGGCGATCAGCCCGATGCCACCGACGTCGCCGACAACGTCCAGATCTCGCTGCTCAATGGCGACCAGACCAAGATCCAGCTCGGTGCGCCCGACGCTTCGCAGAATTCGAAGTCCGTCCCGATTGACAAGAGCGGCGCGGCCACCCTGTCGTATTTCGCGGAGTACGTGGCCACCGGCACGGCGAGCGGCGGCTCGGCGAATTCGAGCGTGATGTATTCGATCGCTTACCAGTAA
- a CDS encoding LysR family transcriptional regulator, producing MDRLDAMRLFVRLVECGSFTAVARAEGIGQPAVSKQIDALERYLGVQLLSRTSRRVVVTDAGHAFHDSAKTLLDDFDAVESSVGTRQRAPRGLIRLNTAPGHGRLCITPLLPEFFRRYPDVEIQMSVSERHVDLIGDGIDLAVRHGRMADSSITARKLYESPMVLAASPDYLAARPLPRVVADLDAQRCIVFAHGRERYAWSFRVDGQPLSYLPQGAFTTGDAEQVRAAVLCGLGISQVPRWLLADEIDAGAVTVLLPAWQPEPLDVHLAYPAGRRVPARVKVLIDYLVEVFAGQP from the coding sequence ATGGACCGACTGGATGCGATGCGCCTGTTCGTGCGGCTCGTCGAATGCGGCAGCTTCACCGCCGTCGCGCGCGCGGAGGGCATCGGGCAGCCGGCCGTGAGCAAGCAGATCGACGCGCTCGAGCGCTATCTGGGCGTGCAGTTGCTGTCGCGCACCTCGCGGCGCGTGGTCGTGACCGATGCCGGCCACGCGTTCCACGATTCGGCGAAGACGCTGCTCGACGATTTCGACGCGGTCGAATCCTCGGTCGGCACGCGGCAGCGCGCGCCGCGCGGGCTGATCCGGCTCAACACCGCGCCCGGCCATGGCCGGCTCTGCATCACGCCGCTGCTGCCCGAATTCTTCCGGCGCTATCCGGACGTGGAGATCCAGATGTCGGTGTCGGAGCGCCATGTCGACCTGATCGGCGACGGCATCGACCTGGCCGTGCGCCATGGCCGGATGGCCGATTCGTCGATCACGGCGCGCAAGCTCTACGAATCGCCGATGGTGCTGGCGGCGAGCCCGGACTATCTCGCCGCGCGGCCCCTGCCGCGCGTCGTCGCCGACCTCGACGCGCAACGCTGCATCGTGTTCGCGCACGGGCGCGAGCGTTATGCGTGGTCGTTCCGCGTGGACGGGCAGCCACTGTCGTATCTGCCTCAGGGCGCGTTCACGACCGGCGACGCCGAGCAGGTGCGCGCCGCCGTGCTGTGCGGCCTCGGCATCTCGCAGGTGCCGAGATGGCTGCTGGCCGACGAGATCGACGCGGGCGCGGTGACGGTGCTGCTGCCGGCATGGCAGCCCGAGCCGCTCGACGTGCATCTGGCCTATCCGGCCGGGCGTCGCGTGCCGGCGCGCGTCAAGGTGTTGATCGACTATCTGGTGGAGGTGTTTGCCGGGCAGCCGTGA
- a CDS encoding alcohol dehydrogenase catalytic domain-containing protein yields MKAICVTPSRELEVREIPAPAEPAPGHVLVDMTAAAINHGDKTFLRQPGAAGAALAATRHDVWGASGAGTVVAVGAGVPARHAGRQVAAYRSLGRSADSIGLWCERAQMPYTNCLILPDTVPARDYCGSLVNVITAHAFLEEIVAAGHRGVIATAGNSATGLALAALARRRGLPAILLVRSAAARDALRLRGVEHVLVTGEAGFADALTDLSARLAATAVFDGVGGALVGAIAPSLPANTTFHFYGFLGGAEPVAIPSALFMMKNFVMRRFSNFESATVKAPGRLEAALGLLEGVIDDPLFATHQGETFRFEQIEAAMAYAPADASKAILVP; encoded by the coding sequence ATGAAAGCGATTTGCGTGACCCCGAGCCGGGAACTGGAAGTCCGAGAGATTCCCGCCCCCGCCGAACCGGCGCCGGGGCATGTCCTCGTCGACATGACGGCGGCGGCGATCAACCACGGCGACAAGACCTTCCTCCGGCAGCCGGGCGCGGCCGGCGCGGCGCTGGCCGCCACGCGCCACGACGTGTGGGGCGCCTCGGGCGCGGGCACGGTGGTGGCGGTGGGCGCCGGCGTGCCCGCGCGCCATGCGGGGCGGCAGGTGGCGGCATACCGCTCGCTCGGCCGCAGCGCCGACAGCATCGGCCTCTGGTGCGAGCGCGCGCAGATGCCGTACACGAACTGCCTGATCCTGCCCGACACGGTGCCGGCGCGCGACTACTGCGGCTCGCTCGTGAATGTCATCACGGCCCATGCGTTTCTCGAGGAAATCGTCGCGGCCGGCCATCGCGGCGTGATCGCCACGGCCGGCAACTCGGCGACCGGCCTGGCGCTGGCCGCGCTCGCGCGGCGCCGCGGGCTACCGGCGATCCTGCTGGTGCGCAGCGCGGCGGCGCGCGACGCGCTGCGGCTGCGCGGCGTCGAGCATGTCCTCGTCACGGGCGAGGCGGGTTTCGCCGACGCGCTCACCGATCTGTCGGCGCGGCTCGCGGCCACCGCCGTGTTCGACGGCGTGGGCGGCGCGCTGGTGGGCGCGATCGCGCCGAGCCTGCCGGCCAACACGACGTTCCATTTCTACGGCTTTCTCGGCGGCGCCGAGCCGGTGGCGATTCCGTCCGCGCTGTTCATGATGAAGAACTTCGTGATGCGGCGCTTCAGCAACTTCGAGAGCGCCACGGTGAAGGCGCCGGGACGGCTCGAAGCCGCGCTCGGCCTGCTCGAGGGCGTGATCGACGATCCGCTGTTCGCCACGCACCAGGGCGAGACGTTCCGCTTCGAGCAGATCGAGGCGGCGATGGCCTATGCGCCGGCGGACGCGAGCAAGGCAATTCTGGTGCCGTGA
- a CDS encoding VOC family protein produces the protein MSAAVKPIPEGMHSLTPHLICNGAAAAIAFYRDAFGAVETSRLPGPDGKLMHASIRIGDSTLMLADEIAGCGVAGPRTPNGSPVMLHLYVEDADAVMARAIAAGATLTMPVAEMFWGDRYGQLEDPFGHRWSVATHLRDLTPEQVREGMAQCMRDAPPAR, from the coding sequence ATGTCCGCCGCCGTCAAACCGATTCCCGAAGGCATGCACAGCCTCACCCCGCACCTGATCTGCAACGGCGCCGCCGCGGCGATCGCGTTCTACCGCGATGCGTTCGGCGCGGTCGAGACGAGCCGGCTGCCCGGCCCCGACGGCAAGCTGATGCACGCGTCGATCCGCATCGGCGATTCGACGCTGATGCTGGCCGACGAGATCGCCGGCTGCGGCGTGGCCGGCCCGCGCACGCCGAACGGCTCGCCCGTGATGCTGCACTTGTACGTGGAGGATGCCGACGCGGTGATGGCGCGTGCCATCGCGGCCGGCGCGACGCTGACGATGCCCGTCGCCGAGATGTTCTGGGGCGACCGCTACGGCCAGCTCGAGGATCCGTTCGGCCATCGCTGGTCGGTGGCCACGCACCTGCGCGATCTCACGCCCGAGCAGGTGCGCGAGGGGATGGCGCAATGCATGCGCGACGCGCCGCCGGCACGCTGA
- a CDS encoding amylo-alpha-1,6-glucosidase: protein MPGIPADHASSTAAQAVAATSSAPPVAPPAGAAAPPFIAPEPGSQKPVRGSQHVLKSGDAFVVSDALGDISGHDDGLFVDDMRVLSGWRLTFGGRAPSLLSGATSADNASFTAHLTNRPLPPLGGHEMPEGMIHIERMRVLSDNVLYEALTLTNYGTTDAEVPLSISFAADFLDMFEVRGTPRERRGEVAAPHVDAGQVRLRYDGLDGVARTVRIGFSPAPVRLDTERADYTQTIAAQACVSIYLTVEARIERDGEPAEPSQPLAEAGRPGLRRALVQVHRKMRERRRMTARVRTSNPLFNAWLERSLADLGLLTTQLETGPYPYAGIPWFSTPFGRDAVITSLQMLWLQPSLARGVLRFLAEHQAREASAFRDAEPGKIMHEFRRSEMAATGEVPFALYYGGVDTTPLFVVLAGAYLEQTGDAALIDELWPALERAADWVARACDRNPLGLLDYQKTSERGLANQGWKDSHDSVFHADGRFPEGPIALVEVQAYACAAFDAMATFSTHRGDAERAAGYAARARKLREAVETHYWMPEANFYGIALDGRGELCRVLASNAGHLLAFGLPEASRGEAVAATLDSSLFRTGWGVRTLAAGQPRFNPMAYHNGSVWPHDNALAARGFARYGNKTAATELLRALFEAAVSFDMRLPELFCGFPRRRGEPPTAYPVACLPQAWAAGSPFMMLQACLGVSVDAARGEVRIERPALPEGIAWLDLDGLRVGDETVSLTFRRVGGQVVAAAQGNGRVKVVAAL from the coding sequence ATGCCCGGTATTCCAGCAGATCACGCTTCCTCGACGGCCGCGCAGGCTGTTGCCGCCACCTCCTCCGCGCCGCCGGTGGCGCCGCCCGCGGGCGCCGCGGCGCCCCCCTTCATCGCCCCCGAACCCGGCTCGCAGAAACCCGTGCGCGGCAGCCAGCACGTGCTGAAGTCGGGCGACGCGTTCGTCGTCAGCGACGCGCTCGGCGACATCTCCGGTCACGACGACGGCCTGTTCGTCGACGACATGCGCGTGCTGTCGGGCTGGCGCCTCACGTTCGGCGGCCGCGCGCCGTCGCTGCTGTCGGGCGCGACCAGCGCCGACAACGCCTCGTTCACCGCGCATCTGACCAACCGGCCGCTGCCGCCGCTCGGCGGCCACGAGATGCCGGAAGGCATGATCCACATCGAGCGGATGCGCGTGCTTTCCGACAACGTGCTCTACGAGGCGCTGACGCTGACCAACTACGGCACGACCGACGCCGAGGTGCCGCTGTCGATCTCGTTCGCCGCCGATTTCCTCGACATGTTCGAGGTGCGCGGCACGCCGCGCGAGCGACGCGGCGAGGTGGCGGCGCCGCACGTCGATGCGGGCCAGGTGCGGCTGCGCTACGACGGCCTCGACGGCGTCGCGCGCACGGTGCGGATCGGCTTCTCGCCGGCGCCGGTGCGGCTCGATACCGAGCGCGCCGACTATACGCAGACGATCGCCGCGCAGGCCTGCGTGTCGATCTACCTGACGGTGGAGGCGCGCATCGAGCGCGACGGCGAGCCGGCCGAGCCGTCGCAGCCGCTCGCGGAGGCGGGCCGGCCCGGCCTGCGCCGCGCGCTGGTGCAGGTCCACCGCAAGATGCGCGAACGGCGCCGCATGACCGCGCGCGTGCGCACCAGCAACCCGCTGTTCAACGCCTGGCTGGAGCGTTCGCTCGCCGATCTCGGCCTGCTGACCACCCAGCTCGAGACGGGGCCGTATCCGTATGCCGGCATTCCGTGGTTCTCCACGCCGTTCGGCCGCGACGCGGTGATCACCTCGCTGCAGATGCTGTGGCTGCAGCCGTCGCTCGCACGCGGCGTGCTGCGCTTCCTCGCGGAGCACCAGGCGCGCGAGGCGTCGGCATTCCGCGACGCCGAGCCGGGCAAGATCATGCACGAGTTCCGCCGCAGCGAGATGGCGGCCACCGGCGAGGTGCCGTTCGCGCTCTATTACGGCGGCGTCGACACCACGCCGCTGTTCGTGGTGCTGGCGGGCGCCTACCTGGAGCAGACCGGCGACGCGGCGCTGATCGACGAACTGTGGCCCGCGCTCGAGCGCGCCGCCGACTGGGTCGCGCGCGCCTGCGACCGCAATCCGCTCGGCCTGCTCGACTATCAGAAGACCTCCGAGCGCGGCCTCGCGAACCAGGGCTGGAAGGACAGCCACGATTCGGTGTTCCACGCCGACGGCCGCTTTCCGGAAGGGCCGATCGCGCTGGTGGAGGTGCAGGCCTACGCTTGCGCGGCGTTCGACGCGATGGCGACGTTCTCCACGCATCGCGGCGACGCGGAACGGGCCGCCGGCTACGCGGCGCGCGCCCGGAAGCTGCGCGAGGCGGTGGAGACGCACTACTGGATGCCGGAGGCGAATTTCTACGGGATCGCGCTGGACGGACGCGGCGAGCTGTGCCGTGTGCTGGCGTCGAACGCGGGGCACCTGCTCGCGTTCGGGCTGCCCGAGGCGAGCCGCGGCGAGGCCGTGGCGGCCACGCTGGACTCGTCGCTGTTCCGCACCGGCTGGGGCGTTCGCACGCTCGCGGCCGGCCAGCCGCGCTTCAACCCGATGGCCTACCACAACGGCTCGGTCTGGCCGCACGACAACGCGCTGGCCGCGCGCGGCTTCGCGCGCTACGGCAACAAGACGGCCGCCACCGAGCTGCTGCGCGCGCTGTTCGAGGCGGCGGTCAGCTTCGACATGCGCCTGCCCGAGCTGTTCTGCGGCTTCCCGCGCCGGCGCGGCGAGCCGCCCACGGCCTATCCGGTCGCCTGCTTGCCGCAGGCCTGGGCGGCCGGCTCGCCGTTCATGATGCTGCAGGCCTGTCTCGGCGTGAGCGTCGACGCCGCGCGCGGCGAGGTGCGCATCGAGCGCCCGGCGCTGCCCGAGGGGATCGCCTGGCTCGATCTCGACGGGTTGCGCGTGGGCGACGAAACGGTCTCGCTGACGTTCCGCCGGGTCGGCGGCCAGGTGGTGGCGGCCGCGCAGGGCAACGGGCGCGTGAAGGTGGTGGCGGCGCTGTAG